GGGGTATCactagacaccctggttcgattccaggctgtatcacaaccggccatgattgggagtcccttagggccgtgcacaattggcccagcgttgtccgggtttggccatcataaataagaatttgttcttaaccgatttgcctagttaaataatggttcaaatgtaaaaaaataaatgagcAATGTGGGCAAATGTATTTGTAACAAATAATGTAGAAAGAGTTTCTCCTGAATTATACATTCTCCTTACCTTTTTGACAGCAATTGATTTGATATTTTAAAAACCTGACCAGTGAATCTAACTAAGGCCCTCATTGATTAGAATTCAGTATCCTTATTTTCCACACCAAATAAAATACATGCACCATGATGATCATTACAGCAAAACAATTCAGACATTCTAGTCACACTCATTGGTGCTTATTGGCCAAAGAAACCTTTCATTGGTGGGGAAGCAGGAAGAACCAGCCGCTCTCAGAAGGCCAGCCACTCCATAGGATTGTAGACAACAGCGGATGAGGAGGTAGCAATGGTTTTGAGCAGTTCAAATTTAATACCCCTCCCCTTTGCTACAGAAacccaggtaaaaaaaaaaaaaaaaactccccaCTCTCATAAAATTACAACAGCAGGAAccaataaaaaaatgaaatgcaTTTTTTTAACGCATTGAAGGGGGGCAAGGACAGGATGAGGGGAAGAAATAATCAATGTTTTCTATATGCGAGGAGTGAGTCCAGAGTCTTCATCAGACCGTCTTAATCAGACCAGGGGGACGGTGGGTGGCAGCGAGTGTGGATTGCTGGGAACTTGCTGTTGTGTTCATTCAAaatggagggggaaaaaaatctacGAACAAAAAATATTTGAGTCAAGTCCAATCCAACCAGGGGAAGGAACCAGCACTCTAAGGCAGGGATTCATTCAGGAAGGGTTGTGTCCCTCTATGGATTGAAATCAAATTTCACTCTTCAGCCTGTGTAAGCGTTAGTggaagtgtgtgtatatgcatttAAAATTGAATGTAATGTATAtgtctgtctatatgtctgtcCCCTCTCACTTGCTGCAAAAGATAAGTCATTTTTCTTTCCTTATTTCTTCATTCATTCTTGCAGGTTTTTTCCCCAATTCAGTTCCCTACTACCTAGTAGTCATCTAAATCGAAAAACTCATCGTCCTCTGCCTGGTAATCTATGGCCTGGAAATCCACCCTGTACCGCAAGCAtcctgagaaagagagaaaagagtcaATTATCCAGGTGAAGACTTCTGCTGGATTGAAGGGTCATTACTAATGTTAGGCTTTTGAATTTGATCTCATGCTGAGAACTACCTCCACAACATGACCATAACAGAGActcctacactaccgttcaaaagtttgggatcacttagaaatgtccatgtttttctccattaaaataacatcaaattgatcagaaatacagtgtagacattgttaatgttgtaaattactattgtagctggaaacggctgagttttaatggaatatctacgtaggcgtacagaggcccattatcagcaaccatcactgtgttccaatggcacgttgtgttagctaatccaagtttataattttaaaaggctaattgatcattaaaaaacgtttttgcaattatgttagcacagctgaaaactgttgtgctaattaaagaagcaatgcaactggccttatttagactagttgagtatctggagcatcagcatttgtaggttcgattacaggctcaaaatggccagaaacaaagtaatTTCTTCTAAAACTAATTTCTTctaaatgaaggctattccatgcgagaaattgccaagaaactgaagatctcgtacaacgccgtttactactcccttcacagaacagtgcaaactggctctaaccagaatagaacgagtgggaggccccggtgcacaactgagcaagaggacaagtacattagtgtctagtttgagaaacagacacctcaagtcctcaactggcagcttcattaaatagtacccgcaaaacaccagtctcaacatcaacagtgaagaggtgactcagagatgctggccttctaggcagagttcctcagtccagtgtctgttcttttgcgcatcttaatcttttatttttattgggcaGTCAGATATAGCTTTTCTTTCCAACTCTGCCGAGAAGGctagcatcccagagtcgcctcttccaTGTTGATgttaagactggtgttttgcgggtactaatTAGTGACGACTTGTGAGGCATCGGTTTCTCAAatcaacagttttcagctatgctaacaattgctaaagggttttctaatgatcaattagccttttaaaattataaacttggattagctaacacaacgtgccattggaagacaggagtgatggttgctgataatgggcctctgcacacctacgtagatattccataatttatatatatatgcaatGCCTACaccgtatttctgatcaatttgatgttattttaaaatggacaaaaaaatgcttttctttcaaaaacaaagataTTTCTAAGTGAGCCCCAAACTGTTGAACGGTGGTGTGTTATAACCCTATAATAACAAGTGGCTGGTGCGGACTCACCCCCGATGCCTCCAAAGCCCTTGACAAACTGGGAGCCTTCTTGACTCTTGTCTGTGACGATCTCCAGCGTGGCTCCAAACTTCTTGTAGTTGTTGGCAAACCACTCCAGCAGAGGCATGCTCTCAATCAGCTCGTGGTCCTGCCCAGTCTGTGAACATGCGCACACACCAAATGGACACAGAGAGCGCAAAGAAATGTTTACAAGTAAGCAACCAATTGAACCGCCCGAATGGGCAACCGTGTATGACACCAAGGGATAGAGAACAGGGCTTTACCTCCTTGTCTGTGAAGTGGGACTTGTCTTTCTCCTGCTCTGGTGTTAAATACAGAGTCTTCTCATCTGAAACACAAACGTCCAATGGAGACAGGGAATGAGaacacatatcaaatcaaattttatttgtcacatacacatgcttaggagatgttaatgtgagtgtagcgaaatgcttgtgcttctagttctgacaatgcagtaataaccaacgagtaatctaacctaacaatggtgtgtgtgtgaaaaggGAATGCATCTGTAGCATTCTCTGCTCAGTTGTTCTACTTCACGGAGCAGGACAACATACTGCacagggggagtgtgtgtgtgtgtgtaccgttcTCTGTTCCGATGCTCTCGGCCCCATGCAGGCGAAGGATGTAACGCATGGTGTCCAGGTTCTCATAGACGATGAGGATCTCCACAGCTCCCATCTCCAGGGCTTTGAGTGTGTCCTCCACCCCAAAACAGTACTTCCCCGTGTCCTGACTGATCTCATCAAAGTACCGCCCTGCAGCCAGAGAGAAAATGGGGGGGTAAAGGGTCAAATAAAAAAGAATGAGTGACTGGGAGATGGAAATGGGGTAGCAATCATCATTATCACTCATCATCATTCAAAATCTTCACTAACCCGAACAAGCAAACACCGGACAAACGCAGGCACAGGCAAACATTCGCTGGGATAACCCAAAATCTAACCTCAACATgtgccacaaacacacacctatGAGCTTCTTTTCCTGGATGAACTTGACGTTGGAGAGGACCTCTGCCGACAGTTCGATGGCCTGGTTGAAACCATTCTCTCCTCCGTACGAGATGTCCACCAGCTTCAGAATCTTCGCCTGTAACCtctgcgcgcgcgcacacacacacacacaaaccacggGTTAGTGTGCAGTGCTATGCATTGTCACTAAGAATGAGCAAATCCACAAGAGGAATTGCACCAAAAAGCATCAGTCTGACAAAGGACCGACTGATCACAGTAAGGATCGGCGCAGCATAAGCCATGGGTCATCTCAAACACACACTTACAGGGTCAAACATGTCGGACTGGCTGAGCTCAGTCTTGAAGTCGGCAGACCCTGCTAGGACCATTCCAGCAACGTTGACCTTGTCGTTGGACACATAGAGCTGGACAGCTGTCTCAGCCACCTTCCTCACATAGTTATGCCTCTTCTCCATCCTCAGACGGGCAAACCGCAGAGCAGACTGACCTCCTCTGCCTGACAGAGTGAGAGAACGTTAGATGGATAGAAAAGTAGTGATGGGggataaaaaacattttttgatcAATTGTTCTTATTTAAAATCTCTAATGTTCTTGTTCTtatgtccgtctgtgtccgtgtgtgtgtgtaatgagcgGAGCGTACCGTGTTTTTTGGGCAGGTCCACTGTGAACTTGTGCAGCACCTCTCTGGTGTTCCCCTGGAGTGTCCCGAAGAGAGCCCCGCTACCATCGATCACTATGAAACCAAACTTACTGTCATCGGACAGCAGGGCCGTCAGTGcctggagaaagggagagagtagagagggaaacAAGAAAGACAAGAGGGCATTTTCATTACAATTTAATTGTCATTAAACATCCACAAAGAggagacatacagtgccttctgaaagtattcagaccccttcactttttctacattttgttgcgtcacagatctggggaagggtacaaacatttctgcagcattgaaggtccacaagaacacagtggcctccatcattcctaaacggaagaagtttggaaccgccaagactcttcctagagctggccaccaggccaaactgagctattgggggagaagggccttggtcagggaggtgaccaagaacccgatggtcactctgacagagctctagagttcctctgtggagatgggagaaccttccagaaggacaaccatctctgcagcactccaccaatcaggcctttatggtagtgtccagacagaagccacacttcagtaaaaggcacatgacagcccacttggagtttgccaaaatgcacctaaaaaCTCTGACCATGAGAGAAAatattctcttgtctgatgaaaccaagattgaactctttggcctgaatgccaagcatcacgtctggaggaaacctagcacccatccctatggtgaagcatggtggtggaagcatcatgcggtggggatgattttcagcgACAGTGACTGGGAAACAagcaggatcgagggaaagatgaacggagcaaagtacagagagatccttgatgaaaacctgctccagaccacTCAGGtcttcagactggggcgaaggttcaccttccaacacgacaatgaccctaagcacacagccaagacaactcaggagtggcttcgacaagtccctgaatgtccttgagtggcccagccagagcccggacttgaacccaaccaaacatctctggagaaacctgaaaatatctgtgcagcaacgctccatgtccaacctgacaaagcttgagaggatctgcagagaagaatgggggaaacttccgaaatacaggtgtgtcaagcttgtagcgtcatacccaagaagactcgaggctgtaatcgctgccaaaggtgcttcaacaaagtagtgagtaaagggtctgaatatttttgtaaatgtaatgtttttcaaaatgttataAATAAGCAGAAAATTCTAAAtaattgtttttgctttgtcattatggggtattgtgtgtagaggggGGACAAATTAATcagtgtaacaaaatgtggaaaaagtcaaggggtctgaataatttccaaagACACTGTGCATATGTAGAGCTCCTACCTCAGTGTGGAACTTGTTGTcacagaggtacagagaggtgTTGATGGGTTTAAAAGGCTCAAAGTCTATGTTGACTTTCTTCTCTTTACCCTCGTCTGTCACAATGGTCCCACAGTACACCACCAGGCCGTTAGGGGGCACTgcaagagagagatgggactTAACAGTCAACACAGGCAAGACCCAGTGACCCTTAACCTCTCTAGGctagggggcggtattttcacatccagatgaaaagcgtgcccaaagtaaactgcctgctactcaggcccagaagctaggatatcatattattagtagatttggatataaaacacagaagtttctgaaactgtttgaatgatgtgagtataacagaacttatttggcaggcaaaacccagaggagaAACCATCCAGGATATGTTGTTGttgaggtcactcttttcaaAGGTTTTTCTATATGGATCTAGATTTCTACGGCACTTGCTTACAGTTCCTATCgattccactggatgtcaacagtctttagaaattggttgatgtttttcctttgtgtaatgaagaagtagggtCGAGTCTAGTGTACTGTTGTGGTTTGGGCGCGCGACCTGAAAGCTTGCTCCACATTgtttttatccgctattgaacacagtttatcccaTCTTAAATGTTATAGATTAtttaagttaaaaaaaatacccaaagttgtattaggaaagttgtttgaaatgtttggacaaagattacatgtaacttattagatattttgtagCCATGTTGCACGAGTTGGaacctgtgtttttctggatcaaacgcgccaaataaatgtacattttggagatataacgacggaattaatcaaacatcccaaatggtccttttgttcatgggacatattggagtgccaacagaagaagctcttcaaatgtaaggcattaattatattgttatttctgaGTTGTCACGCCTGGCGGGATGaaatatgattgtctgtttgtttgatggagcgctgtcctcagataattgcatggtttgctttcgccgtaaagcctttttgaaatctgacacggtgactggattaacaagaagtaaaGCTTTAATTTAGTGTATTGCActtgtatgaaagttaaatatgtctaataatttaatttgagtttggcgctctgccatttcaccaGATGTTGGCCAGGCGGGACGCTACCAtcccacctgcccataagaagttaagaaaTATACACAACTAACAAGAAAGAGACATCCTTGCTGTAGAATTGGAGTCCACTATGAGGAGGTCAAGGCTCCTAGCGCAGATACATGACGACACAGTTACATTTGAACACAAATCACTCACCCTTATTGTATAGCTTTAGTCTCTGCTGTACCGAGGTAATAGCCCCGAGCACAGAGAGCCTGTTGACTCTGCTCTTGATATTAGAGGCTGTCCCAAACTCATCAGCCAACATCTTGGCCACTCTGGAGATCTGGTCCTTAGGGGGAATGATCAGCGAGATCATACTGGTTCCATTACTGAGGAGAGAGGTACAGATAGTGTATTCACACAACCCTGTGTAAAGTGTGTTTATGTAACTGTCTTAGTCATATCAATCTCTGAAAGGAAGGAATATGCTCTCAATCAAAACAAATCTGCCACTCATCAACCCAATCATCCTCTAATATTACCTGACCCATATCTATCCCTGTAACACACACCTCAACTTTAAAACAGTCTGACACCAAACATTACTGTCCGAAAGGGGAGGGGCACACAGTCCCATACAGAACAATAAGTTCTGTCCTTGACACCAACGACTGCGCTAAAACCCCACCGTGCCACATTCACTACCAGTTAAAGGCAAACCAGCGAGCCATACATGTAGACGCTGCATACATACAGGTAGTTGGTTCGTGAATATAGGCCAAATTGTCAACCGTATGTGTATGTAGCAGAGGATTCTGTGCCAGTGGACAATAAGAACACTTCGGGGGCAAAGCGCTCCCATTTGCCTAGTCACACTGCCGAGTAAGCCACATAGCTAGCTTTGTCAAACTACTTATCTAAATGAATATGGATGACCGCTAGCTAACGACACACATTGTCAACAAAGGAAAAGGAAATGGCAGTTGTGTGCCTGCTGCTTGCAACTCAAACATATTGTTGCTTTAAGCCTTCCACTCCCAAATACAAGACATGCTCAATGCTGTATCTTGAAAGCAAGCCAACATAGCCAAAAACTGCTTTATCTATCGCAGCATATGGGAACATACTGGTGTCAGTTAGGTGCAATTGTACTGGTTTGCACAAAGACCAGTCCATGGGAAGATAACGTTAAGTTAAATACAATTCTGTTTCAACTTACTGTGCCAGTGGCACCACAAGTGGCCAAAAAAGACAACTTGCTCAGGACTTTTATTGACGACATCATGTTAGCAGAGGAAGTTGGTCTACAACAGACCCATGTTTGGAAAGTCAGTTAAATTTTAAACGATCCTCGAGAGATTTAGTCTCAAATCCCCCCTGTCACAATGACCAACCGTCCTGCCCACTGCCACAGTACTGGCAGTTAAGTTGAAATTGAATTTAGCTTCTGGCTTCCCAATGACTGTATTTGTGCAACCCAGTACAATTGAAAACAGGGCTAGTGTACTGTACAGCCGCGTTGCTAAAAGCACCTAGTCGTCGGTGTGATATACAAACGACCCCGCTGTTCTAAAGACCCCATCCACAGATGCCGGCATTTTCGGCTAACAtgtagctaactggctaactaaccCGGACAGAAATACACACAAGTAACCGAGCTAGTTACAAATAACACGAATGGCATCATACTAATTATACGACACAACTCGAATATTGGTAGGAACTAACGTAATTTCCAAGGTTGACTATGTTAATAGTACGTTAACTGGCTAGCTAGTACCACTCCCAAAATTCGTCCTCGCCTATCCAGCTGTCCATTCAGGTCTGCatatctccgtctctctccgacACCCAGTGATACGTCCTGTATCGTGTGCCCATTTCAACCACTTACCCTCGGGCAGCTTCCAAActtttaatcaacttcttgatttTCCATATCTCCACGTTCCTGTCCGCTGCGTTAGGGTCGTCCGCCATCTTTCCTGCTGTAATCGCTTCAGCACCTGAAAGAGAAGAACGTCAACTAGTTGGCTAACGTTGCATCAGCCGCGAACACAAAGGATAGATTTAGCTAACTTCACAAGGTTCAGTGACCGGATTTTAGGTCGCCAGGGTGACAGTTGTGTGTCTACCTCTCTGAGCTAGAAGCGGGTGTCCGAGAGGGACCTGACCAGTGTGGTGGACCGACTGGGAGGAAAGACTCTACACCGCTGCTGTGTCAGTAAAGTGCGCGGAAAAACTAGGCCTACGCACTCTTCCCAGGCCCTAGTGTCCACCCCATTCATTGTCTAAAGTCGCAACCCGACCTAGTTTCAACTCTCTTCCTCGAGAAAACGTTAAATCATCCAAATGTCAACTGGTTCCAAACCCTTTCATTTACAAAAACGACGAAGATACCGTACCTGCCTCCGGCAAAGCCACTCCGGTCTCTGCGCTACAGCTGCCGCTCTCGTTCGGTCGTCGGTGAAATGACGTTGCCCACTTGCCTCTCCTGCCGGTTCCTCTCTACCACACTCCATAGGCTTCGCGTGGTGAGATCGACTCTCACATGTGGGACTTCCTGGAAACGTAGAAAAACTGAGGTAAATTTCTGGTTGGTCACAACTCCATGTTGATCATGGATATCTATACGGTGATTGGAGTGATTCAATATAATACGAAGATGGGCGGGGATATCTCAAAATGGTTCATATGGGATTTGTAGTCAAAATTATAATTTGTTATTCATCTCAATTTAAAGTTCTCCTGAACTTCTTTAGTGACTATGATGGGGGAAAAAAACGTGACTCTCTTGCTCGCTCTAAACCCAACCATGCTGTAGTCAATATGATTATAGTACTAAAAATAACACAAGTTAGAACAAAATCACACAATAATAAGAAATAATAACAACATGATAAgtaagtaagctatatacagagtcagttccAATGTATGTGCAGGGATGCTGGAGTGATAGCggtagatacactatatatacaaaaatatgtggacaccccttcaaattagtggattaggctatttcagccataccgTTGCTGACAattgtataaaatcgagcaaatgttaagtttggtggatgaggaaaatggtctagggctgtttctcatggttcgggctagtccccttagttccagtgaagggaaatcttaacgatacagcatacaatgacatactAGACTATTCtgtccaactttgtggcaacagtttggggaagacccaTTTCTGTTTCTGCATGACAATGTCCATgtgtacaaagcgaggtccatacagaaatggtttgtcgagattggtggggaagaacttgactggcctgcacagtgccCTGACCTCATCCCCATTAAactcctttgggatgaattggaacgccgactgcgagccaggcctaatcacccaacatcagtgaccaatctcactaatgctcttgtggctgaatggaagcaagtccccgcagcaatgttccaacatcttgaGGAAAGCCTTCaaagaagagtggaggatgttatagcagcaaaggggggatcaactccatattGATACTCATgatttttggaatgagatgtccgatgagcagatgtccacatacttttggccatgtagtgtatgtacagggtgactaggcatcaggatatatgac
This window of the Oncorhynchus keta strain PuntledgeMale-10-30-2019 chromosome 4, Oket_V2, whole genome shotgun sequence genome carries:
- the LOC118381921 gene encoding eukaryotic peptide chain release factor subunit 1-like; its protein translation is MADDPNAADRNVEIWKIKKLIKSLEAARGNGTSMISLIIPPKDQISRVAKMLADEFGTASNIKSRVNRLSVLGAITSVQQRLKLYNKVPPNGLVVYCGTIVTDEGKEKKVNIDFEPFKPINTSLYLCDNKFHTEALTALLSDDSKFGFIVIDGSGALFGTLQGNTREVLHKFTVDLPKKHGRGGQSALRFARLRMEKRHNYVRKVAETAVQLYVSNDKVNVAGMVLAGSADFKTELSQSDMFDPRLQAKILKLVDISYGGENGFNQAIELSAEVLSNVKFIQEKKLIGRYFDEISQDTGKYCFGVEDTLKALEMGAVEILIVYENLDTMRYILRLHGAESIGTENDEKTLYLTPEQEKDKSHFTDKETGQDHELIESMPLLEWFANNYKKFGATLEIVTDKSQEGSQFVKGFGGIGGCLRYRVDFQAIDYQAEDDEFFDLDDY